Proteins from a single region of Catenulispora acidiphila DSM 44928:
- a CDS encoding carbohydrate ABC transporter permease — protein MTDHELDPVTAGAPRAPRRRRVGRLSGRDKAVVAVLLGLPILIDLAFIWGPTLATVGLSFTKWNGVGGLSSKTCQPNVPSILNNGCLYGVQNYHQAATIYPEFWPAVRHNLIWLAVFVFFATPLGMLFAVLIDRGIKGSRMYQSILFLPVMLSLALVGIIWEFMYSQNYGLINTVIGHNHDTNAIDWLGNPKLNLWSVLVEASWRQAGYVMVLYLAGLKAVDPTLREAALMDGSNAWQTFWKVIFPVMRPINVVVMVVTVIESLRAFDLVYITNKGINGLELLSVLVTSNIVGETQRVGFGSALGVVLLVISLVPICTFLYLTFRRESQPKGAR, from the coding sequence ATGACCGATCACGAACTCGACCCGGTGACGGCCGGGGCGCCCCGCGCGCCCCGCCGCCGCCGGGTGGGCAGGCTCAGCGGCCGGGACAAGGCCGTGGTGGCCGTCCTGCTGGGCCTGCCCATCCTCATCGACCTCGCGTTCATCTGGGGCCCGACGCTGGCCACGGTGGGACTGTCGTTCACCAAGTGGAACGGCGTGGGCGGACTGTCCTCCAAGACCTGCCAGCCGAACGTCCCGTCGATCCTCAACAACGGCTGTCTGTACGGCGTGCAGAACTACCACCAGGCCGCGACGATCTACCCGGAGTTCTGGCCCGCGGTCCGACACAACCTGATCTGGCTGGCTGTCTTCGTCTTCTTCGCCACCCCGCTGGGCATGCTGTTCGCGGTGCTCATCGACCGCGGTATCAAGGGCAGCCGGATGTACCAGAGCATCCTGTTCCTGCCGGTGATGCTCTCCCTGGCACTGGTCGGCATCATCTGGGAGTTCATGTACTCCCAGAACTACGGCCTGATCAACACCGTCATCGGACACAACCACGACACCAACGCCATTGACTGGCTCGGCAATCCGAAGCTGAATCTGTGGTCGGTGCTGGTCGAGGCCAGCTGGCGCCAAGCCGGCTACGTGATGGTGCTCTACCTGGCCGGGCTCAAGGCCGTGGATCCGACGCTGCGCGAGGCCGCGCTGATGGACGGCTCCAACGCCTGGCAGACCTTCTGGAAAGTGATCTTCCCGGTGATGCGGCCCATCAACGTGGTCGTCATGGTGGTGACCGTCATCGAGTCGCTGCGCGCCTTCGACCTGGTCTACATCACCAACAAGGGCATCAACGGCCTGGAGCTGTTGTCGGTCCTGGTCACCTCCAACATCGTCGGGGAGACCCAGCGGGTCGGCTTCGGGTCGGCACTCGGCGTGGTGCTGCTGGTCATCTCCCTCGTGCCGATCTGTACGTTCCTGTACCTCACGTTCCGCCGTGAGAGCCAACCCAAGGGCGCCCGATGA
- a CDS encoding ABC transporter substrate-binding protein: MTSPRIPQNFERPFARRGLLKGMGAAAAFATVPGALAACSSSKSSSSGNAGSATSPVTFGSNYSDASPKAAFAALTAAATAAGGPKVTVNTVDHNTFQNNITSYLQGTPDDLFTWFAGYRMQYFAAQGLALPIDDVWAKIGGNFSASVKTLSTGLDGHQYFVPIYNYPWVVFYNKSHFAEKGYTVPTTWDQFIALCQKMKADGIVPLAFADKDGWPALGTFDILNMRINGYDYHIKLMKHQVPWTDPGVTAVFDKWAELMPYMQTGANGRIWQDAAKALEQKQAGMMFQGTNQVAAQYVSDNANLADLDFFPYPAINPTYGQNYMDAPTDGFMISKKAKNPAGAKAILEYIGTAAAEATFLKTDQWDVGVATGLQAPSYDAVQTKSAAAIAGCKAVAQFMDRDADPAMATAMISIIQKFIDDPSTGNITSLQNSAEQQAKAIYTS, encoded by the coding sequence ATGACTTCCCCTCGGATTCCCCAAAACTTCGAACGGCCCTTCGCGCGTCGCGGGCTGCTCAAAGGGATGGGCGCGGCGGCGGCGTTCGCCACAGTTCCGGGCGCGCTGGCTGCTTGTTCTTCCAGCAAGAGTTCCAGCTCCGGCAACGCCGGTTCGGCGACGTCCCCGGTGACGTTCGGTTCCAACTACTCCGACGCCAGTCCGAAGGCGGCGTTCGCGGCGCTGACCGCGGCGGCCACGGCGGCCGGCGGCCCGAAGGTGACCGTCAACACGGTCGACCACAATACGTTCCAGAACAACATCACCAGCTACCTGCAGGGCACCCCGGACGACCTGTTCACCTGGTTCGCCGGCTACCGCATGCAGTACTTCGCGGCGCAGGGCCTGGCCCTGCCGATCGACGACGTCTGGGCGAAGATCGGCGGCAACTTCAGCGCCTCGGTCAAGACGCTGTCCACCGGGTTGGACGGCCACCAGTACTTCGTGCCGATCTACAACTACCCGTGGGTGGTCTTCTACAACAAGAGCCACTTCGCCGAGAAGGGCTACACCGTCCCGACCACCTGGGACCAGTTCATCGCGCTGTGCCAGAAGATGAAGGCCGACGGCATCGTCCCGCTGGCCTTCGCCGACAAGGACGGCTGGCCCGCGCTGGGGACCTTCGACATCCTCAACATGCGGATCAACGGGTACGACTACCACATCAAGCTGATGAAGCACCAGGTCCCGTGGACCGACCCGGGCGTGACCGCGGTCTTCGACAAGTGGGCCGAGCTGATGCCGTACATGCAGACCGGCGCCAACGGCCGCATCTGGCAGGACGCGGCGAAGGCGCTGGAGCAGAAGCAGGCCGGCATGATGTTCCAGGGCACCAACCAGGTCGCCGCGCAGTACGTCAGTGACAACGCGAACCTGGCCGACCTGGACTTCTTCCCGTACCCGGCGATCAACCCGACGTACGGCCAGAACTACATGGACGCCCCGACCGACGGCTTCATGATCAGCAAGAAGGCGAAGAACCCGGCCGGCGCCAAGGCGATCCTGGAGTACATAGGCACCGCCGCCGCCGAGGCGACGTTCCTGAAGACCGACCAGTGGGACGTGGGTGTGGCCACCGGGCTGCAGGCGCCGTCCTATGACGCCGTGCAGACCAAGTCGGCCGCGGCGATCGCCGGCTGCAAGGCCGTGGCGCAGTTCATGGACCGGGACGCCGACCCGGCGATGGCCACCGCGATGATCTCGATCATCCAGAAGTTCATCGACGACCCGAGCACCGGCAACATCACCAGTCTGCAGAACAGCGCCGAGCAGCAGGCGAAGGCGATCTACACGTCATGA
- a CDS encoding sensor domain-containing protein — translation MPSGTKGVSIAVLATVVLTAAACGGSAKKAAPAPSPMSSASGSVASSPAAADTAAASRLSKLLLTDADDAGYTYDASQDGTGVTSTQDVVTTGGSVCQSFVDAQEALSTKYGTTAEVDRRLTKPNDAHTIQSSAMAFPSADKAAAMIADLTAGVKGCKSLSLTQGGTTLSMQPSAIPELTKAGQVGYIDYLTAGGSTELMAADLVQVGTTVSVVAIDGPLTNDPAALQQMGGTQLAHLSDVQVGRLKSAQGPS, via the coding sequence ATGCCGTCCGGGACCAAAGGCGTGTCCATCGCCGTTCTCGCAACAGTCGTCCTGACCGCGGCAGCCTGTGGCGGCTCGGCGAAGAAGGCCGCCCCCGCGCCCTCGCCGATGTCCTCCGCGAGCGGCAGCGTCGCCTCCAGCCCGGCAGCCGCCGACACGGCGGCCGCGAGCCGGCTCAGCAAGCTGTTGCTGACCGACGCGGACGACGCCGGATACACCTACGACGCCTCGCAGGACGGCACCGGGGTCACCAGCACCCAAGATGTCGTGACGACCGGCGGCAGCGTCTGCCAGAGCTTCGTGGACGCCCAGGAGGCCCTGTCCACGAAGTACGGCACGACCGCCGAGGTCGACCGCCGGCTCACCAAGCCGAACGACGCCCACACGATCCAGTCCTCGGCGATGGCCTTTCCCTCCGCCGACAAGGCCGCGGCGATGATCGCCGACCTGACCGCGGGCGTGAAGGGTTGCAAGAGCCTGTCCCTGACCCAGGGTGGCACCACCCTGTCGATGCAGCCCAGCGCGATCCCGGAACTCACGAAGGCCGGCCAGGTCGGCTACATCGACTACCTGACCGCCGGCGGCAGCACCGAGTTGATGGCGGCCGACCTGGTCCAGGTCGGCACGACGGTCTCGGTGGTCGCCATCGACGGCCCGCTGACGAACGATCCCGCCGCGCTGCAACAAATGGGCGGGACCCAGCTCGCGCACCTGTCGGACGTGCAGGTCGGGCGGTTGAAGTCCGCGCAGGGCCCGAGCTGA
- a CDS encoding ABC transporter permease translates to MGMRLTLRGGREAVVRLVVMSLAVAVGVAVMLGVFSLFNAYQGTTSRQCWECSPTTTAAVGSARMGTAPGTRRVAGQPAGMNADGTIDLTAAKQAGAKELWNFSQDFYQGTELRRLDVAALTADAPTLPGMSTVPAPGQYYVSPALAHLLATVPANELGDRFPGHQVGVIPKAALYSPDELAIVIGHTPDELATRTATEPITAMSTAKEVKGTTTIYRFAFAFGTVALLLPIIIMVGTATRLNAARREERYAAMRLVGATPRQVTTVASVESSVGAALGSVLGILGYLAISSQVAKVNVTGTLFFPSEVSPGLLGYLGVLILVPLLAAFAGVRSLRRVQYDPLAVARKATPKPPTAKRLIPLLLGVALFVVAVNMPASDNADGVVYPSLILTMWGVVFAGPWVTMRSSRLLARLGGGAAMTLAARRLADDPRATFRTVAGVTVAVFVGTAVAGVLPTAVAAETSGQRAPLTNVLRLRYDMSGPGVKDGLTPAQATTTLNALRAMPGVSAIPIYQGADTSGWTPDSDTPPPIGWYPPNEYVRCADASAVPALGTCAPGQQAAVIAGDELFIDNPLMLHLPVIGNSDVDRITGAAVAASVPSGTDLSTLNVVTLMVAASDRATLERARTYLDVHAPVLIGMGSPDQWSTDAAGPMTFGEVASVRGEQYKAAQQMIMFVVGLTLFVAGCGIAVATAGSLVERKRPFTLLRLSGTPLSVLRRVVFLESALPLVAVSVLAGLAAYAMALIAVRTLAEGVSMSFPLATYSVSVSVVMVAAVGVILGSMTLLSRMTRSEYARFE, encoded by the coding sequence ATGGGGATGCGCCTGACGCTGCGCGGCGGGCGCGAGGCGGTGGTCCGCCTGGTGGTGATGTCGCTCGCGGTGGCGGTCGGGGTCGCCGTGATGCTCGGCGTCTTCAGCCTGTTCAACGCCTATCAGGGCACGACCAGCCGGCAGTGCTGGGAGTGCTCGCCGACCACAACCGCCGCAGTGGGCAGCGCCCGGATGGGCACCGCGCCCGGTACGCGGCGCGTCGCCGGGCAACCGGCTGGGATGAACGCCGACGGCACCATCGACCTGACGGCGGCGAAGCAGGCCGGCGCCAAGGAGCTGTGGAACTTCTCCCAGGACTTCTATCAGGGCACGGAGCTGCGCCGCCTGGACGTCGCAGCGCTCACCGCCGACGCTCCCACTCTGCCGGGCATGAGCACGGTGCCCGCACCCGGCCAGTACTACGTCTCCCCGGCGCTGGCGCACCTGCTCGCCACGGTCCCGGCGAACGAACTCGGCGACCGCTTCCCCGGCCACCAGGTCGGCGTCATCCCGAAGGCCGCCCTGTACAGCCCGGACGAGCTGGCCATCGTCATCGGCCACACCCCGGACGAGCTCGCCACCCGCACGGCGACCGAGCCGATCACCGCCATGTCGACCGCCAAGGAGGTGAAGGGCACCACCACCATCTACCGGTTCGCTTTCGCCTTCGGCACGGTCGCGCTGCTCCTTCCGATCATCATCATGGTCGGCACCGCCACCCGGCTGAACGCCGCCCGCCGCGAGGAGCGCTACGCCGCGATGCGTCTGGTCGGGGCGACGCCGCGGCAGGTGACGACCGTCGCCTCGGTCGAGTCGTCCGTCGGCGCGGCCCTGGGCTCCGTGCTCGGGATCCTCGGCTACCTGGCCATCAGCTCGCAGGTCGCGAAGGTCAACGTCACCGGCACCCTGTTCTTCCCTTCGGAAGTGTCGCCGGGACTGCTCGGCTATCTCGGGGTCCTGATCCTGGTGCCGCTGCTGGCCGCCTTCGCCGGCGTGCGCTCGCTGCGCCGGGTGCAGTACGACCCGCTCGCCGTCGCGCGCAAGGCCACGCCGAAGCCGCCGACGGCCAAGCGCCTGATCCCGCTGCTGCTCGGCGTGGCGTTGTTCGTGGTCGCGGTCAACATGCCGGCCAGCGACAACGCGGACGGTGTGGTCTACCCCTCGCTGATCCTCACCATGTGGGGCGTTGTCTTCGCCGGACCGTGGGTGACCATGCGGTCCTCGCGGCTGCTGGCCCGCCTTGGCGGCGGCGCGGCGATGACGCTGGCCGCCCGGCGCCTGGCCGACGACCCGCGGGCGACGTTCCGCACGGTCGCCGGCGTGACCGTCGCGGTGTTCGTCGGGACCGCCGTCGCCGGAGTGCTGCCGACCGCGGTCGCCGCCGAGACCTCCGGGCAGCGCGCCCCGCTGACCAACGTTCTGCGCCTGCGCTACGACATGAGCGGACCAGGCGTGAAGGACGGTCTGACGCCCGCGCAGGCCACGACCACGCTGAACGCCCTGCGGGCCATGCCGGGTGTGTCGGCCATCCCGATCTACCAGGGAGCGGACACATCGGGGTGGACTCCGGACAGCGACACCCCGCCGCCGATCGGCTGGTACCCGCCGAACGAGTACGTGAGGTGCGCCGACGCGAGCGCGGTCCCCGCCTTGGGTACCTGCGCGCCCGGCCAGCAGGCAGCGGTGATCGCCGGTGACGAGCTGTTCATCGACAACCCGCTGATGCTGCACCTGCCGGTGATCGGCAACAGCGACGTGGACCGGATCACCGGCGCCGCGGTGGCGGCGAGCGTCCCGTCCGGCACGGATCTGTCGACGCTGAATGTCGTCACATTGATGGTCGCCGCCTCCGACCGCGCGACGCTGGAACGCGCCCGCACCTACCTGGACGTCCACGCCCCGGTTCTGATCGGCATGGGAAGCCCGGATCAGTGGTCCACCGACGCCGCCGGTCCCATGACGTTCGGCGAGGTCGCCTCGGTCCGCGGGGAGCAATACAAGGCCGCGCAGCAGATGATCATGTTCGTGGTCGGCCTGACGCTGTTCGTGGCGGGCTGCGGCATCGCCGTGGCCACCGCCGGCAGCCTGGTCGAGCGCAAGCGGCCGTTCACCCTCCTCCGGCTGTCCGGGACCCCGCTGTCGGTCCTGCGCCGCGTGGTGTTCCTGGAGTCGGCGCTGCCGCTGGTCGCGGTGTCGGTCCTGGCAGGGCTGGCCGCCTACGCGATGGCGCTGATCGCCGTGCGGACGCTGGCCGAGGGGGTCTCGATGTCCTTCCCGCTGGCCACCTATTCGGTGAGCGTGTCGGTGGTGATGGTCGCCGCCGTCGGCGTGATCCTCGGATCGATGACGCTGCTGAGTCGGATGACGCGCTCGGAATACGCGCGATTCGAGTAA
- a CDS encoding ABC transporter ATP-binding protein, with protein MSEYILEARDVHRAFGQTQALRGASVAVRRGELLAIMGPSGSGKSTLLHCLAGIYAPNQGEVWFDGARVDTLGETKRTELRRDAFGFVFQFGQLVPELTALDNVALPLLLAKKPRRQAYAQAAPWLERLGLQEHGDHRSGELSGGQAQRVALARALVHQPRVLFADEPTGALDTLTGEAVMDLLVSTAREEGTTVVLVTHDARVAAYADREIVVRDGRAVTTPSSAVA; from the coding sequence ATGAGCGAGTACATCCTGGAGGCGCGAGACGTACACCGCGCCTTCGGTCAGACACAGGCGCTGCGCGGGGCGAGCGTCGCGGTGCGGCGCGGGGAGCTGCTGGCGATCATGGGACCGTCCGGGTCCGGGAAGTCGACGCTGCTGCACTGCCTGGCCGGCATCTACGCGCCGAACCAGGGCGAGGTGTGGTTCGACGGCGCGCGGGTCGACACCCTCGGCGAGACCAAGCGCACCGAGCTGCGGCGCGACGCCTTCGGGTTCGTGTTCCAGTTCGGCCAGCTGGTGCCCGAGCTGACCGCGCTGGACAACGTCGCGCTGCCGCTGCTGCTGGCCAAGAAGCCGCGCCGGCAGGCGTACGCGCAAGCCGCGCCCTGGCTGGAGCGCCTGGGACTGCAGGAGCACGGCGACCACCGCAGCGGCGAGCTGTCCGGCGGCCAGGCGCAGCGCGTCGCGCTGGCCCGCGCGCTGGTGCACCAGCCGCGGGTGCTGTTCGCCGACGAGCCGACCGGGGCGCTGGACACCCTCACCGGCGAGGCTGTGATGGACCTGCTGGTCAGCACGGCCCGCGAGGAGGGGACCACCGTCGTGCTGGTCACCCACGACGCCCGGGTCGCCGCCTACGCCGACCGCGAGATCGTCGTGCGCGACGGCCGCGCGGTCACCACGCCGAGTTCGGCGGTGGCCTGA
- a CDS encoding PadR family transcriptional regulator, which yields MSVPLTLLGLLARGQPTHGYDLKRDYDSHFANGKPLPYGQVYSTLSRLARDGKVVGGEAEPGDGPDRKRYAITDMGRGEVMGWLSQTVEPEPHLQTVLFSKVVLALMLGEDAAGYLDAQRAAHLKRMRELTEVKRTGATVDALLADYGLFHLEADLRWIELTTARLTALARVVTDEQK from the coding sequence GTGAGCGTCCCCCTGACTCTGCTGGGCCTGCTGGCCCGAGGCCAGCCGACCCATGGCTACGACCTCAAGCGCGACTACGACAGCCACTTCGCCAACGGCAAGCCGCTGCCCTACGGCCAGGTCTACTCGACCCTGAGCCGGCTGGCGCGGGACGGGAAGGTCGTCGGCGGCGAGGCCGAGCCGGGGGACGGGCCGGACCGCAAGCGGTACGCGATCACCGACATGGGGCGCGGCGAGGTGATGGGCTGGCTCTCGCAGACCGTGGAGCCCGAGCCGCACCTGCAGACCGTGCTCTTCTCCAAGGTCGTGCTGGCGCTGATGCTCGGCGAGGACGCCGCCGGCTACCTCGACGCCCAGCGCGCCGCGCATCTCAAGCGCATGCGCGAACTCACCGAAGTGAAGCGGACCGGGGCGACAGTCGACGCGCTGCTGGCCGACTACGGACTGTTCCACCTCGAAGCCGATCTGCGCTGGATCGAGCTGACCACCGCCAGGCTGACCGCCCTGGCCCGGGTCGTCACCGACGAGCAGAAGTAA
- a CDS encoding UPF0182 family membrane protein, with protein sequence MAFEMPNFGGEDRDAGGDKSGHPAGSSGGFGSRSARRTAFGVPPRRTKVLAITIVIMAVLITAFLIFDSVYTSYLWYHSVGAGAVYRTRAVTEIVLFLVFGALMALVVGTNIWLAHRFRPPLTGVSMEQQALDRYRMGLAPFQAWLLVGASAFFGIAAGASASGAWRTYLMWADSVSFGTEDPQFHKDVGFYVFTLPWLRHIQGFMVAAVLLSLLAALFTHYLFAGVALTPPAGAGTGRTVGSRATRAAQVHISVLLGCLVLVKAYAYWLDRYSLTVDHSKITNGWTGPTYKDVHAVLPAKTILLVIAVLCALLFFGNALRLLLWAPLPDVDRGGHAWALPALGVSLMVLASVVIGGVYPLAVQQLQVDPSQSTKEAPYIQRNIDATRTAYGLNDVETQTSYVPKTDVAQNQLAPDAATVAQIPVMDPSVASADFNQQQSPGNAAYYHFPDPLTVDRYQVGGKTQDTLLGVRGLKPASTLDAPNNWVDDHLKYTHGYGLQAAAEDATAAGGPASASGASAAGSPDYLSQTSSDSSTLGSYQPRVYFGPSLPDYSIVGAPPNAAPAEFDYPDAASPTQQQSTTYAGKGGVPVDSVLTKLLYAVKFHEPKILLSNGVNKDSRIMYDRDPGQRVREVAPWLTVDGTTYPVAENGRILWVVDGYTTTAAYPYSTTTELSGTVNYVRNAVKATVDAYDGTVTLYAWDDTDPILKTWMKAFPGTVKPRSAISPDLLTHLRYPQDLFNAQRDMLGRYHVTQASEFSAGSSFWNVPADPTKDSPEGPSQQPQSPYYVTLQMPHQGSPTFSLAGTLTAPGRAGLAAFMAVDSDPQSPDYGKIRILSLPTDTKVPSPEQVQNTFRTAYADQLTTPKAVEGNLLTLPVGGGLLYVEPVYVPLTIQTPYPVLKGVMVAFGDDKAFEPTLQLALDKLFAGKSGAVTGENPLPQGASTTLPDAGTAVAEQLKQAINDAAAAQDRAVKALSETPPDWTAFGVAETEAQQALKRAQDIENAQTAPK encoded by the coding sequence GTGGCGTTCGAGATGCCGAACTTCGGTGGTGAAGACCGGGACGCCGGGGGCGACAAGAGCGGGCACCCGGCGGGATCGTCCGGAGGATTCGGCTCCCGGAGCGCGCGTCGGACGGCGTTCGGCGTTCCGCCGAGGCGGACCAAGGTGCTGGCGATCACGATCGTGATCATGGCGGTGCTGATCACCGCCTTCTTGATCTTCGACAGCGTCTATACCTCGTACCTCTGGTACCACTCCGTCGGCGCGGGAGCGGTCTACCGCACCCGCGCGGTCACCGAGATCGTGCTCTTCCTGGTCTTCGGCGCGCTGATGGCGCTCGTGGTCGGTACCAACATCTGGCTCGCGCACCGCTTCCGGCCGCCGCTGACCGGGGTGTCCATGGAACAGCAGGCGCTGGACCGCTACCGCATGGGACTCGCGCCGTTCCAGGCCTGGCTGCTGGTCGGGGCGTCAGCGTTCTTCGGCATCGCGGCCGGCGCATCCGCCTCCGGTGCTTGGCGCACCTACCTGATGTGGGCCGACAGCGTCTCGTTCGGGACCGAGGATCCGCAGTTCCACAAGGACGTCGGCTTCTACGTCTTCACGCTGCCCTGGCTGCGCCATATCCAAGGCTTCATGGTCGCCGCGGTGCTGCTCAGCCTGCTCGCCGCGCTGTTCACGCACTACCTGTTCGCCGGCGTCGCGCTCACCCCGCCGGCCGGCGCGGGCACCGGACGGACGGTCGGCTCGCGGGCGACCCGCGCCGCGCAGGTGCACATCTCGGTCCTGCTCGGCTGCCTGGTCCTGGTGAAGGCGTACGCGTACTGGCTCGACCGGTACTCGCTCACCGTGGACCACTCCAAGATAACCAACGGCTGGACCGGTCCGACGTACAAGGACGTGCACGCGGTCCTGCCGGCGAAGACCATCCTGCTGGTGATCGCCGTACTGTGCGCCCTGCTGTTCTTCGGCAACGCCCTGCGCCTGCTCCTGTGGGCGCCCCTGCCTGACGTCGACCGCGGCGGCCACGCCTGGGCGCTGCCCGCGCTCGGGGTCTCGCTGATGGTGCTGGCCTCGGTGGTGATAGGCGGCGTCTATCCGCTGGCGGTGCAGCAGCTCCAGGTGGATCCGAGCCAGAGCACGAAGGAAGCGCCGTACATCCAGCGGAACATCGACGCCACGCGGACCGCCTACGGCCTGAACGACGTCGAGACGCAGACCTCGTACGTCCCCAAGACCGACGTCGCTCAGAACCAGCTCGCTCCAGACGCCGCGACGGTCGCGCAGATCCCCGTCATGGACCCCTCAGTGGCTTCGGCGGACTTCAACCAGCAGCAGTCGCCCGGGAACGCCGCGTACTACCACTTCCCCGATCCCTTGACCGTGGACCGCTATCAGGTCGGCGGCAAGACGCAGGACACCCTCCTCGGAGTCCGCGGCCTCAAGCCCGCCAGCACCCTGGACGCCCCGAACAACTGGGTCGACGACCATCTGAAGTACACCCACGGCTACGGCCTCCAGGCTGCCGCGGAAGACGCCACAGCGGCCGGCGGTCCGGCGTCGGCATCCGGCGCATCTGCCGCCGGCTCGCCGGACTACCTCTCGCAGACCTCCTCGGACTCCAGCACCCTCGGCAGCTACCAGCCGCGCGTCTACTTCGGTCCGAGCCTGCCGGACTACTCGATCGTCGGAGCCCCGCCGAACGCCGCGCCCGCCGAGTTCGACTACCCCGACGCCGCGTCGCCGACGCAGCAGCAGAGCACTACCTACGCGGGCAAGGGCGGCGTCCCGGTCGACTCCGTCCTGACCAAGCTGCTCTACGCGGTGAAGTTCCACGAGCCGAAGATCCTGCTGTCCAATGGTGTGAACAAGGACTCGCGGATCATGTACGACCGCGACCCCGGGCAGCGCGTGCGGGAGGTCGCGCCGTGGCTGACCGTCGACGGCACCACGTATCCCGTGGCGGAGAACGGCCGCATCCTGTGGGTCGTGGACGGCTACACGACCACGGCGGCGTATCCGTACTCGACGACGACGGAGCTGTCCGGCACGGTCAACTACGTCCGCAACGCGGTGAAGGCCACGGTGGACGCCTACGACGGCACCGTGACGCTCTACGCCTGGGACGACACCGACCCGATCCTGAAGACCTGGATGAAGGCCTTCCCCGGCACGGTGAAGCCGCGCAGCGCGATCAGCCCCGACCTGCTCACACACCTGCGCTACCCGCAGGACCTGTTCAACGCCCAGCGCGACATGCTCGGCCGCTACCACGTCACGCAGGCCTCGGAGTTCTCCGCCGGCTCCTCGTTCTGGAACGTCCCGGCCGACCCGACGAAGGACAGCCCCGAGGGCCCGTCCCAGCAGCCGCAGTCGCCGTACTACGTGACCCTCCAGATGCCACACCAGGGCTCGCCCACGTTCTCCCTCGCCGGGACCCTGACCGCCCCCGGCCGCGCCGGCCTGGCGGCGTTCATGGCCGTGGACTCCGATCCCCAGAGCCCGGACTACGGCAAGATCAGAATCCTGTCGCTGCCCACCGACACCAAGGTGCCGAGCCCCGAACAAGTCCAGAACACCTTCCGCACCGCCTACGCCGACCAGCTCACGACCCCGAAGGCGGTCGAGGGCAACCTGCTGACGCTGCCGGTCGGCGGCGGACTGCTCTACGTCGAGCCGGTGTACGTGCCGCTCACCATTCAGACGCCCTACCCGGTCCTGAAGGGCGTGATGGTCGCCTTCGGGGACGACAAGGCCTTCGAACCCACCCTGCAACTGGCCCTCGACAAGTTGTTCGCCGGCAAGTCCGGAGCCGTCACCGGCGAGAACCCGCTGCCGCAGGGCGCCTCCACCACGCTCCCGGACGCCGGTACCGCGGTCGCCGAGCAGCTGAAACAGGCGATCAACGACGCCGCCGCGGCCCAGGACCGGGCGGTCAAGGCCTTGTCGGAGACGCCTCCGGACTGGACGGCGTTCGGCGTGGCCGAGACCGAAGCCCAGCAGGCGCTGAAGCGCGCCCAGGACATCGAGAACGCCCAAACCGCACCCAAGTGA
- a CDS encoding PPA1309 family protein, with amino-acid sequence MSSVANVALMQSVVEIEQHVAADGWNQRPRMFALVPTAELLVTQPRMAAALGLTDEAGPSGGIPTFTSIEQDGLALDQPLDEMLGKMVWPAAVEGCALVIETQMLPPSAEAQIPRELEGAALERWVAKHPERQDVRMAVGVLRDGTRQAAIRLRSKDSDMEVLSGPDLVPNLATALLETFEE; translated from the coding sequence ATGAGCTCTGTCGCCAACGTGGCCCTGATGCAGTCCGTCGTCGAGATCGAGCAGCACGTCGCCGCCGACGGCTGGAACCAGCGTCCGCGCATGTTCGCGCTGGTCCCGACCGCCGAGCTGCTGGTCACCCAGCCGCGCATGGCCGCGGCCCTGGGCCTGACCGACGAGGCGGGCCCGAGCGGCGGCATCCCCACCTTCACCTCGATCGAGCAGGACGGCCTGGCCCTGGACCAGCCGCTGGACGAGATGCTGGGCAAGATGGTCTGGCCGGCCGCGGTCGAGGGCTGCGCCCTGGTCATCGAGACGCAGATGCTCCCGCCGAGCGCCGAGGCGCAGATCCCGCGAGAGCTGGAGGGCGCCGCGCTCGAGCGCTGGGTGGCCAAGCACCCCGAGCGCCAGGACGTGCGCATGGCGGTCGGCGTGCTGCGCGACGGGACCCGGCAGGCGGCGATCCGGCTGCGGTCGAAGGACTCGGACATGGAGGTGCTGTCCGGTCCGGACCTGGTGCCGAACCTGGCGACGGCGCTGCTGGAGACGTTCGAGGAGTAA